The genomic region TGTCGAGGTTCCCCGTCGGCTCGTCCGCCAGCAGCACGGGAGGATCATGGACCAGCGCCCGTGCGATCGCCACCCGCTGGCTCTCTCCGCCGGACAGCTGCGAAGGCAGACGGTCCTCCTTTCCGGCCAGCCCCACCGCGGCGAGTAGGGCGTCGGCCCGCGAAGCCTTCTCCCGGGGAGAGACCCGCCCCGGCGACATGGGCACCATCACGTTTTCCCGCGCCGTCAGATACGGGAGGAGGTGGTACGCCTGGAAGACGAACCCGATCGTCCCGCGCCGGAAGTCGGCAAGGTCGTCCGCCGTGAGCGCGGAGAGGTCGGCGCCGCCGATCCGAACCGCCCCTTCGGTAGGGACCTGGAG from Deltaproteobacteria bacterium harbors:
- a CDS encoding ABC transporter ATP-binding protein — its product is MEPIIHLKDVSMVYGCNGTRTTALTGVSFDIRQGEYLVITGESGAGKSTMLTILGGLQVPTEGAVRIGGADLSALTADDLADFRRGTIGFVFQAYHLLPYLTARENVMVPMSPGRVSPREKASRADALLAAVGLAGKEDRLPSQLSGGESQRVAIARALVHDPPVLLADEPTGNLDSATGEQILGLFSSLHARGKTVLMVTHNPANLARATRTIRLRDGRVEEDRVLRLLPAEPVAV